The following proteins are co-located in the Osmia bicornis bicornis unplaced genomic scaffold, iOsmBic2.1, whole genome shotgun sequence genome:
- the LOC123988810 gene encoding splicing factor 3B subunit 4-like: MAESENNYQQIVRDIQLMLQQQEENHLRQMQLLQQQLQQQQQQQLQQLREELLPQQREGPRSSEEPLPQKEE; encoded by the exons atGGCCGAATCAGAGAACaatt ATCAACAAATAGTCAGAGACATTCAGCTGATGCTGCAGCAGCAGGAAGAAAACCATCTGCGTCAGATgcagctgctgcagcagcagctacagcagcaacagcagcaacagttgcagcaactgagggaggagctcctccctcagcaACGAGAAGGTCCTCGATCGAGTGAGGAGCCCCTCCCTCAG AAAGAGGAGTAG